In the Harmonia axyridis chromosome 3, icHarAxyr1.1, whole genome shotgun sequence genome, one interval contains:
- the LOC123675757 gene encoding DNA-3-methyladenine glycosylase-like: protein MRLKSNDFDMNCIEMAKFLLGKVLVRQLEDNTFLRGKIVETESYLGGIDKASHSFNGRTPRNAPMFMKEGTAYVYMTYGMYHCFNISSREPGAAVLIRALEPLEGLDIMHKHRLNKVKNKQAFKSLKDIDLCNGPSKLCISMDIHKDNCNKLNLCDNDLLWLESFPNFNETLNIVTAKRIGIDSAGEEWANKPLRFYIFGNPHVSKRNRTAEKLIELPTT, encoded by the exons ATGAGACTTAAGAGCAATGATTTTGATATGAACTGTATTGAAATGGCTAAATTTCTTTTGGGTAAAGTTCTTGTTCGTCAATTGGAAGATAATACATTTTTGAGAGGTAAAATAGTGGAAACCGAAAGTTATTTGGGAGGAATAGATAAGGCTTCACATTCCTTCAATGGTAG AACTCCAAGAAACGCGCCAATGTTTATGAAAGAAGGAACTGCTTATGTATATATGACTTATGGAATGTATCACTGCTTTAATATATCAAGTAGAGAGCCAGGTGCGGCAGTTCTTATTAGAGCTTTAGAGCCTTTAGAAG GTTTAGACATTATGCACAAGCACCGTTTGAATAAGGTGAAGAATAAACAAGCTTTCAAATCGCTAAAAGATATAGACCTGTGTAACGGACCATCAAAATTGTGTATAAGTATGGATATCCATAAAGATAACTGTAACAAATTAAATTTATGTGACAATGATTTATTATGGCTTGAAAGCTTTcccaatttcaatgaaacattGAATATTGTTACTGCAAAGAGAATAGGAATAGATTCAGCTGGAGAAGAATGGGCTAACAAACCTTTGAGGTTCTATATTTTCGGAAACCCCCATGTTAGTAAAAGAAATAGAACAGCTGAGAAATTGATTGAATTGCCTACTACATGA
- the LOC123675755 gene encoding uncharacterized protein LOC123675755 isoform X2, producing MESEPPDEKLNVKKERKFPNLDLGPQLNSSNQPILVVQSPKTPTLSRKLKAVSLDSEPQKENTTSLELSRDVFSMPNTPKKQIKPKLLSEFNDEPNKLTPCFPSNLKKFASNTSISGSQTLKTLPEIMTLQDFSDNHNSKPEPVRFKPKGLLERRGSNASLTIDLGSNSSISEPKIQPSMRLNTARSVSNLNLTSFGTCEKCPCLKKFENGKKTGERRKSQEACGNCIIYESVPSKVDICKNKCQMPVKRCICTASKCRRKSLSNENLYVPPCGFCQNGSFKECVGTSKNCKGYRKAYYPRQPDIEDNQLLSEDFKNHLQNMQYLQTAGSVLSVQDLKTACEESRVPKLHQEFWEVPLNLQEKCYVSGSQNKNRYKGVLPNEHSRVHLPGVQTYIHANYIKGPDYTETAYIATQGPMAHTCQDFWSMVWHTNCQVIVMLTGLVEKGKNKCELYFPIGRRTGFPDANKFFVKTSKVREKFTFDSRCNYQEFEEDLVEFEALDEVTFGNFKIKYLSEENLLQDCPMRYLEVTRLVESEEILEEKRIIKHYWFTNWQDHKMADPMLVLNVALNVLENLSSDKSVKSESETHQDHLSSCYKKDSCNNCEGILENKKPLEVFKSADNTQIPDDSENSGDKKEILKSFFWTSLENSRNPFSYSFPNTEKPKSLENSSGSDTNDNPFDIRLRRTPRMVKNQRFSLVKSSEYASKTISKRKEAIGEQKKDSPKTQEVQKSSNKVANGVFSANLSEVPKGVFCQRRHSSEGVKVPLVVHCSAGIGRTGCFLAILNGIQQLKNGLNVDVLAILCSLRLNRGGMVQTAEQYELIHRVLNLFAEVM from the exons ATGGAATCTGAACCCCCTGACGAAAAGCTCAACGTGAAAAAAGAGAGGAAGTTTCCTAATTTGGACTTAGGCCCACAGCTTAATTCTTCAAACCAACCAATTTTAGTAGTACAATCCCCAAAAACACCAACCCTGTCAAGGAAGTTAAAAGCTGTAAGTTTAGATTCTGAACCTCAAAAAGAAAATACTACAAGCTTAGAATTGTCAAGAGATGTGTTTTCAATGCCTAATACACCCAAGAAACAGATCAAACCAAAATTGCTGTCAGAATTCAATGACGAACCAAATAAATTGACGCCATGTTTTCCATCAAACTTGAAGAAATTTGCATCCAACACTAGCATATCTGGATCCCAAACATTGAAAACTCTTCCAGAAATCATGACACTTCAAGATTTCTCAGATAATCATAATTCAAAGCCTGAACCTGTGAGATTCAAACCAAAAGGTCTCTTGGAACGAAGAGGATCCAATGCAAGTCTCACCATTGATTTGGGTTCGAATTCTAGTATTTCAGAACCAAAAATACAACCCTCGATGAGATTGAACACTGCTAGAagtgtttcaaatttgaatcttACCAGTTTTGGTACTTGTGAGAAATGTCCttgtttgaagaagtttgaaAATGGGAAGAAGACGGGAGAAAGAAGAAAATCTCAAGAGGCATGTGGAAATTGCATTATTTATGAGTCAGTGCCAAGTAAAGTTGATATTTGTAAAAACAA GTGTCAGATGCCAGTTAAACGATGTATATGCACAGCTTCAAAATGTCGCAGAAAGTCTCTGTCTAATGAGAATCTTTATGTGCCGCCTTGTGGTTTCTGCCAGAACGGGTCTTTCAAAGAATGTGTAGGAACTTCTAAGAACTGTAAGGGATACCGGAAGGCCTACTACCCTCGACAACCTGATATCGAGGATAATCAGCTACTTTCCGAGGATTTCAAGAACCATTTGCAGAATATGCAATACCTACAAACTGCAGGAAGTGTTCTTTCCGTACAAGATCTAAAGACAGCTTGTGAA GAAAGCAGAGTTCCGAAATTGCATCAGGAGTTCTGGGAGGTACCATTGAACCTCCAAGAGAAATGCTATGTGTCTGGTAGTCAGAATAAGAACAGATACAAGGGTGTCTTGCCAAACGAACATAGTAGAGTTCACTTGCCAGGAGTACAAACTTATATACATGCCAACTATATTAAG GGACCTGATTATACTGAGACAGCTTATATTGCCACACAAGGGCCTATGGCCCACACTTGCCAAGACTTTTGGAGTATGGTTTGGCACACCAAT tgcCAAGTTATTGTAATGCTCACTGGACTTGTTGAAAAGGGAAAAAACAAATGTGAGCTTTATTTTCCAATCGGTAGACGAACTGGTTTTCCTGATGCCAACAAGTTCTTTGTAAAAACCTCCAAAGTCAGAGAAAAATTCACGTTTGATAGTAGGTGTAATTATCAAGAATTTGAAGAGGACCTTGTAGAGTTTGAGGCACTCGATGAGGTCACGTTtggtaatttcaaaataaagtaTTTGTCAGAAGAAAACCTCCTGCAGGATTGTCCAATGCGGTATCTAGAAGTTACAAGGTTAGTTGAGAGTGAGGAGATTTTGGAAGAAAAGAGAATCATAAAGCACTATTGGTTTACCAACTGGCAAGACCATAAGATGGCAGATCCCATGTTGGTTCTCAATGTAGCTCTTAATGTTTTAGAGAATTTATCAAGCGATAAATCAGTCAAATCAGAATCAGAAACACACCAAGACCATTTATCAAGTTGTTATAAGAAAGACTCATGTAATAACTGTGAAGGtatattagaaaataaaaaacctttAGAAGTATTTAAGTCCGCAGACAATACCCAAATTCCTGACGATTCAGAGAATTCAGGGGACAAAAAGGAAATCCTGAAAAGTTTCTTTTGGACATCGCTTGAAAACTCCAGAAACCCATTTTCCTACTCTTTTCCTaacactgaaaaaccaaaatctCTAGAAAACTCTTCTGGATCAGACACAAATGACAATCCGTTTGACATCAGGCTCCGGAGAACTCCAAGGATGGTTAAAAATCAAAGGTTTAGTCTTGTAAAATCATCAGAGTATGCAAGCAAAACTATAAGTAAGAGGAAGGAGGCAATCGGGGAACAAAAAAAAGACAGCCCTAAAACACAAGAAGTACAGAAATCATCCAATAAAGTTGCAAACGGCGTATTTTCCGCAAATTTAAGTGAAGTTCCCAAAGGGGTGTTTTGTCAGAGGAGGCATTCATCAGAGGGGGTCAAGGTGCCACTGGTGGTTCATTGTAGCGCAGGCATCGGTAGAACAGGTTGTTTCCTCGCCATTCTCAATGGCATACAACAATTAAAGAATGGTCTAAATGTAGATGTACTAGCCATCTTGTGTTCCTTGAGATTAAACAGAGGCGGTATGGTACAGACAGCCGAGCAATATGAGCTGATTCACAGGGTTTTGAATTTGTTTGCGGAAGTCATGTAA
- the LOC123675755 gene encoding uncharacterized protein LOC123675755 isoform X1: MSLFAQTIKMESEPPDEKLNVKKERKFPNLDLGPQLNSSNQPILVVQSPKTPTLSRKLKAVSLDSEPQKENTTSLELSRDVFSMPNTPKKQIKPKLLSEFNDEPNKLTPCFPSNLKKFASNTSISGSQTLKTLPEIMTLQDFSDNHNSKPEPVRFKPKGLLERRGSNASLTIDLGSNSSISEPKIQPSMRLNTARSVSNLNLTSFGTCEKCPCLKKFENGKKTGERRKSQEACGNCIIYESVPSKVDICKNKCQMPVKRCICTASKCRRKSLSNENLYVPPCGFCQNGSFKECVGTSKNCKGYRKAYYPRQPDIEDNQLLSEDFKNHLQNMQYLQTAGSVLSVQDLKTACEESRVPKLHQEFWEVPLNLQEKCYVSGSQNKNRYKGVLPNEHSRVHLPGVQTYIHANYIKGPDYTETAYIATQGPMAHTCQDFWSMVWHTNCQVIVMLTGLVEKGKNKCELYFPIGRRTGFPDANKFFVKTSKVREKFTFDSRCNYQEFEEDLVEFEALDEVTFGNFKIKYLSEENLLQDCPMRYLEVTRLVESEEILEEKRIIKHYWFTNWQDHKMADPMLVLNVALNVLENLSSDKSVKSESETHQDHLSSCYKKDSCNNCEGILENKKPLEVFKSADNTQIPDDSENSGDKKEILKSFFWTSLENSRNPFSYSFPNTEKPKSLENSSGSDTNDNPFDIRLRRTPRMVKNQRFSLVKSSEYASKTISKRKEAIGEQKKDSPKTQEVQKSSNKVANGVFSANLSEVPKGVFCQRRHSSEGVKVPLVVHCSAGIGRTGCFLAILNGIQQLKNGLNVDVLAILCSLRLNRGGMVQTAEQYELIHRVLNLFAEVM; this comes from the exons ATGTCGTTATTTG cACAAACTATCAAAATGGAATCTGAACCCCCTGACGAAAAGCTCAACGTGAAAAAAGAGAGGAAGTTTCCTAATTTGGACTTAGGCCCACAGCTTAATTCTTCAAACCAACCAATTTTAGTAGTACAATCCCCAAAAACACCAACCCTGTCAAGGAAGTTAAAAGCTGTAAGTTTAGATTCTGAACCTCAAAAAGAAAATACTACAAGCTTAGAATTGTCAAGAGATGTGTTTTCAATGCCTAATACACCCAAGAAACAGATCAAACCAAAATTGCTGTCAGAATTCAATGACGAACCAAATAAATTGACGCCATGTTTTCCATCAAACTTGAAGAAATTTGCATCCAACACTAGCATATCTGGATCCCAAACATTGAAAACTCTTCCAGAAATCATGACACTTCAAGATTTCTCAGATAATCATAATTCAAAGCCTGAACCTGTGAGATTCAAACCAAAAGGTCTCTTGGAACGAAGAGGATCCAATGCAAGTCTCACCATTGATTTGGGTTCGAATTCTAGTATTTCAGAACCAAAAATACAACCCTCGATGAGATTGAACACTGCTAGAagtgtttcaaatttgaatcttACCAGTTTTGGTACTTGTGAGAAATGTCCttgtttgaagaagtttgaaAATGGGAAGAAGACGGGAGAAAGAAGAAAATCTCAAGAGGCATGTGGAAATTGCATTATTTATGAGTCAGTGCCAAGTAAAGTTGATATTTGTAAAAACAA GTGTCAGATGCCAGTTAAACGATGTATATGCACAGCTTCAAAATGTCGCAGAAAGTCTCTGTCTAATGAGAATCTTTATGTGCCGCCTTGTGGTTTCTGCCAGAACGGGTCTTTCAAAGAATGTGTAGGAACTTCTAAGAACTGTAAGGGATACCGGAAGGCCTACTACCCTCGACAACCTGATATCGAGGATAATCAGCTACTTTCCGAGGATTTCAAGAACCATTTGCAGAATATGCAATACCTACAAACTGCAGGAAGTGTTCTTTCCGTACAAGATCTAAAGACAGCTTGTGAA GAAAGCAGAGTTCCGAAATTGCATCAGGAGTTCTGGGAGGTACCATTGAACCTCCAAGAGAAATGCTATGTGTCTGGTAGTCAGAATAAGAACAGATACAAGGGTGTCTTGCCAAACGAACATAGTAGAGTTCACTTGCCAGGAGTACAAACTTATATACATGCCAACTATATTAAG GGACCTGATTATACTGAGACAGCTTATATTGCCACACAAGGGCCTATGGCCCACACTTGCCAAGACTTTTGGAGTATGGTTTGGCACACCAAT tgcCAAGTTATTGTAATGCTCACTGGACTTGTTGAAAAGGGAAAAAACAAATGTGAGCTTTATTTTCCAATCGGTAGACGAACTGGTTTTCCTGATGCCAACAAGTTCTTTGTAAAAACCTCCAAAGTCAGAGAAAAATTCACGTTTGATAGTAGGTGTAATTATCAAGAATTTGAAGAGGACCTTGTAGAGTTTGAGGCACTCGATGAGGTCACGTTtggtaatttcaaaataaagtaTTTGTCAGAAGAAAACCTCCTGCAGGATTGTCCAATGCGGTATCTAGAAGTTACAAGGTTAGTTGAGAGTGAGGAGATTTTGGAAGAAAAGAGAATCATAAAGCACTATTGGTTTACCAACTGGCAAGACCATAAGATGGCAGATCCCATGTTGGTTCTCAATGTAGCTCTTAATGTTTTAGAGAATTTATCAAGCGATAAATCAGTCAAATCAGAATCAGAAACACACCAAGACCATTTATCAAGTTGTTATAAGAAAGACTCATGTAATAACTGTGAAGGtatattagaaaataaaaaacctttAGAAGTATTTAAGTCCGCAGACAATACCCAAATTCCTGACGATTCAGAGAATTCAGGGGACAAAAAGGAAATCCTGAAAAGTTTCTTTTGGACATCGCTTGAAAACTCCAGAAACCCATTTTCCTACTCTTTTCCTaacactgaaaaaccaaaatctCTAGAAAACTCTTCTGGATCAGACACAAATGACAATCCGTTTGACATCAGGCTCCGGAGAACTCCAAGGATGGTTAAAAATCAAAGGTTTAGTCTTGTAAAATCATCAGAGTATGCAAGCAAAACTATAAGTAAGAGGAAGGAGGCAATCGGGGAACAAAAAAAAGACAGCCCTAAAACACAAGAAGTACAGAAATCATCCAATAAAGTTGCAAACGGCGTATTTTCCGCAAATTTAAGTGAAGTTCCCAAAGGGGTGTTTTGTCAGAGGAGGCATTCATCAGAGGGGGTCAAGGTGCCACTGGTGGTTCATTGTAGCGCAGGCATCGGTAGAACAGGTTGTTTCCTCGCCATTCTCAATGGCATACAACAATTAAAGAATGGTCTAAATGTAGATGTACTAGCCATCTTGTGTTCCTTGAGATTAAACAGAGGCGGTATGGTACAGACAGCCGAGCAATATGAGCTGATTCACAGGGTTTTGAATTTGTTTGCGGAAGTCATGTAA